In the genome of Parus major isolate Abel chromosome 3, Parus_major1.1, whole genome shotgun sequence, the window TTCACATTTCTAACTGTCTCAGGTTACATAATTAAAGATAATACTCTTCCCTTTAAAAGATCTTTTATGCAAGTCACGTATTcatcattaagaaaaaacatgAGCTTGATATTATAGCATCTAACTTTATTCCACATTCTGAAGCTTCCTGAATGCTTGCAAAACATTTCAGATGTGAAAACAAGTTTTAGGCATCTGACAGTCATATTGGCTATGCACCAAATGTGTGGTTTTAGTCTCCCTAATCCAGGGCACATAAGAAATGTTTTGATGTCCAGTGCagatttcaggaggaaaaataatacagtaCATTTAAGCTTCCCTCTTTACATTATTTACTAAATACAGTGTAATACAAGTTACAATTGTGTAATAATTGTGGAAAGTTCTACTGTAATATAATGTACACTTAAAATCCAGAGGTAAAAATTTACTcatctaaaattatttcactctCAAAGAACAAGCAGTTTTAGCCAGCTGGGTGCACACTGGGTACACAGCTGGTAGGTTAAGTTGTCTCTTCCACAGTTCATCAAACCCACTAAACAAAGGGAGCAGGCTTGAATTCTACTTTTTATAGGCAGGTTAGAATAGGCTGCATCACCTATCCTATAGGAAGGACACTTTGAACATACTTTTGCATGCAAAGAAATTCAACAGACTTGGAAAAactctaaatgaaaaaaagaaataaaaatattaatgaatgaAAAGGCACaactttccttccttcttcagaGGACTGTTGTTTTAAGTCTGTAGCCTGTGGTCAGCCAAATGCAGTGTTCCAGCCAGTTCTGTGTGTGCTAGAACCCATGGTGTCTGCAGTGAAATGCTCTGTAAACTCTGTAAATGTTTCTTCTAGCAATGACACACATCTCTAGAGATGTGTTGCACactaaaagcaaaacaatgaaATCCAGCCAgtaaatatatgcaaaataatttgcttttacaATAAGGAATACTTCTTGTTTACAGTAAGTATTGCTTATAAGCTTAATGTTTGTAGCATTTTTTGCGAATGGGTGGACATTGGGCTGGAATACTGAGGATCAAAGGTCAATGTCAGTGCTCCCCAGGAGATGTTGACCTCAGCAAAGGGATGCAAGCTGCCAGTCTCCAAAAGCCTGGAAAACCTGGGAGATGTTGAGCATTTTGCCCATTCCCAGAAGCTACTGAATCTTTGTCCCTCCCAGAAGAGAGATAAGAATTTATTGTCCCTACAGAAGCCCCATCAGAATCAGGAGTCCTGAGGCTGGTATTGCCCAAGCCTTTTAGAAACAACAGGCATATTTGCAAATGTGGATTGTGGACAGCTCCTCTAGTTGTGGAAATTCTTCGCCCTTAATTTgaacatgaaatatttaacaGGAAACAGATACAATAAGACTTAATTCGGGTCCCATTTGTCTCTGTTATTTCCAAATCCTGAATATTTTGTCACATCAGTGCAATTAGTCTCTACTAAGCCGGGGGTTAGTTTGTCATGATACACATATAAAAGTCAAGAATATATGTAAGCCTCAACTAATACTTCATCTTTATCTTCATATCCCAATTCATTATAGAATCCCTGTGTTCAGCCACAGATGTCTGAAATCTTGTTTTAGTGAAAGACAAGAtttcagagaataaaagaaagaattaaacGTTGGTACAATTTgagaaaaacaatttgaaataaGGAAATGACTAATCCCATAGGAAATCAGGAAacttaattacaaaaaatagTTGTCATTCATACTGCTTATCTGGATAACCAgaattagaaaaatgaaatatgaggAGTTCTGCCCATACAGCTTCACTGAGTATTAAAATGCGACTACCtgttctgctggctgcagacagaaaattccTTAGAATTGTCATCATGCATTTGATATGTTGTTCAAAACTTCTTTCTGCATGAAGCTTCATATACTTCACAGTTTTTTCCCACACTGGGGAATTTTAAACAAGCATCCCTAATATGGAGTCTTTTCAGATCAGATCTTTGCAATCAACAGAACAGGATGTCTGTTGCAGCCAGGAGTGCTTCCTCTATGAGGTCTGCATTTAAGGTTCCTCAGACTGAAGTTCTTCTGGGGTTACAGCAAGAAGGTGGGTAATGGGAGGTGCTCTctgaaaacataacaaaaacatgtaaaatcaaaacctcttaaaaaaaagaaaaggaatagtGAAATTTGCATTGATGTGCTATGTATATCAGTAATCTCTAGTATTATCTGTTTcttcaagaaaattatttagcTTTTATGTGGCAGCATTTTTCCCTCTAAAATAAAGAGACAAAGGCTGCAATTAAAGATACAACACTATAAATAAGCAAGCATACAACAGAGCAGTAAATAAAAGCCAGCACTGCAAAGACAAGTGATCTCTCAGACAGTGGGATGTTGGGCTCCATGAAGTCACTGCTACACGCCTCTTGGCAAAGTATGTCCCCTCTGCAACTGCAGCTGGAGACATCTCGGAGATCTTCATCATGCACAGAAAATCGTGGAGGTAATTGAGGTTCCTCCTAAGATGGACGTGTGTGTTTGCAGCGAGGACGAACTCAGGATTCTGGGAAGGCTTTTATGATGGATTCATAGGCAGGAGGTGGGGTTTGCGTGGAGTGGCAGATGCGGAGGTTGTTGTTAGACCAGTGGAATTCAGGTCGACTCAGGCTGTTGGTGGTGCTTCCCACAAGGGTTGTGGTGGTATTTGTGGGAGTGAGGGTGATCAGCTGGCTGTTCGTCTCCACGGGCAGGGGAGGACACTGCAGAAAGGGGTGGAAGGTGGATGCACGGAAGCTTGACTTCCTGGGGAAAGAGTTGGCCTGTTCCAAGGAGGCTTGCCGCTGGAAGGTGAGGCTGGCCAGGCTGAGGTTGCTCCGACGTTCGCAGCTGCTGTTGCGGTAAAATCCAGTCCTGCTGGCAGCGTGGCCATGGGAGGGAGGTCTGGACCGACGGCTGAAGGACGAGGGGCTCCCCTGGGAAATGTAAGCACTAGCTCTGCGACGAGACAAGCAGGTGAAAAATGCCCAGATGATGCCTCCAATCACCAGTCCAATCACCATGGACACTGTGAAGGCTATTGTTATCTGctctgaaatacagcaaaaattaaTGTCAAAGTTAATGAAGTCACCCTGAAGGATATTCCTgcaagaaaatcaaattaaaattccaGCCTCCTTAAAAGATGAACAGGCCCTTAGGTCTTCGCAACACATGAACTTcacaacacaaacacagcagttGAGGGTGCTCTTACTATACAgcattttggtgttttgtggggtttttgtgtgggttttttgtttgtgttggtttggtttctgggggttttgggttttttttgtttgtttgttgtttttttgtttggtttttgtttttttttttggtttatttgcttGCTTGTTTAATTTGCATAATTCAACAACGacatgcagaaaataatgtatttaacaTCAGTTTCCAtaccaaggaaaagaaaatctttagcCTTTTCCAGAATCAGCCACCCACCAGCTCCAAGTGTTATAAAACTGccaagtattttcttctctgagaaaTAGGAGGTGTGGATTTAAGCAGGCTTGTCCTGGTTATAGACCTTTACATTCTGTGTGTAGGTGTTTGCAAATTCACCAATTAAAACAGTGATGTACCTTCTGCCATGTTCTTAGTGGAGTAAGCCCTGTATTTATTACAACATGAGAACACTTCCCAGCCTTTTACTGCTGAGTAACAGATCGTTTAAATCCTCACAGTAATTAATGTAAATGACTACATCCTAAATTATTATGGTCATAGATAACCATCCATAATACTAAATCTCTTGAATATTTCCTATCTCCAATGCCCAATTTAAAGATGGATTAATCTGCCattaagaaaagtaaatttccagctcttttagaaatgttttcaaggaCTACAagatcacaaaaaaaacccaaacaggtAAACAAAACCCATGGCTAGGATTGTTTCCTCTCCCACATGGTTTCACAGGATGGAGAGACATGATTCTTCCTGGTATATTTCTAAGAAGACAATAGTTACTTCAGAAAACTTCACTCAGTTTGCAGGTGAGCACCAGTATTATTGCTGTTGTAAAAAGTTCCAAGATATATTTGTAATCCTGGATAAGGCCTGAAATGAATGCAAAACCTTTATAGATCCTCTCAAAATTCGAGAAGGGCTTGGATCTAAAACAAGAAGGAACACTGTGTTGACAACTGGTGGAGCAAAGAGGGAATAAGCAAAAAATATCCATGGGACACCTTGCAAAATGTTTGTTCTGTCTGTACTGTTCTATCATATTTGTGAAGCGTTtttgtgaaaaaggaaattgtATTCATTAGATAGAGAAAGGTGAGTAACTCCTAGAGCATACTGAAGAGCAGGCCCAATAACACTGTGCCAGACAGAAGGTATTAACTCCAGGACTGGGATGCATACATTAGAGGCCAGAAAAGGCAAGCTGAGACTAGGCTCAGAATTTTCTAGCAGCTGCTAAATAGTTCCCCTGAATTTATGGTGCTGTACAGACAGTCATTCCCAAACCCCAGAGTAATGACAGTGAATCTGAGTTGTGGGACTTGGCCAAAGCAGGTGCTGAATATGCAAGGAGAGTGAGTGGCCTGAGTGATAGCTatgcagagcagccagcacaccatcaggagggaggagaggtgccaggcagagccagcaggactGACTTGCAGACAGAGGCACCCCAGTGCTGGCGCCCTGGAACAGATTCTTTTAAGTCACCTTAAACTTAGGACAGGTCACTTCAGGAAAGGGGAAAGTAACATTAGCTTTGCTTCCAGTagaagaaatgtaaatgtttattGGTTAATTGCACTTCAAGAAGTAGTCATTATTGTCTTTCCTATCTACCTTCTTACTTTTCTCCCTTCAGGGAAAAATTGCCAGTGATATGATTCATACTTGGAAGGCTTACAATCCTATTGTTCCTGGCCTGTAACCTCTGCTTTCAGGTAGGCTTATAACATTATCCTTTTCAAACAAAGACTGGCAAGGATAATGCATTGGATGTTGttgcaggggctgctccctctCAGGAACACTTTGTCCTTTCATTCCGTTATGGATCAGACTTGACCCtaaaagacaaattttcttTAAGCTCTCATTCTACAACTCAAAAACTTTTGACTGGGCACACTAAAGATAAATAGTGACTGCCCAGTCTCCTTTCTGCAAGAACCCACAGGCAGCATCCTGCACTGCAACACTTGGCTTCAGATCACTTATAAGCAGCCTTCTTCTCACAAGCCCAGTGTGATTCTGCCCTTTGTAAAACATCTTTAGAGATGCAGGGGGACTTAATGTGCCCTTTTGGTCAAGAATAGCTTATTATTCCATTTTCATAGATTTAATACATTCTGTTACTGCAAGTTCCTACTCATACTCCCAAAGGTGGGAAGGGAGAGCCAAAACTTGGTGACCTCCAGTTGAATAAATCCCAGAGGGAGTCCTGAAGACAGCACTTCCCACGCACTACTGCTGTCCCTGCGTGGCTATGGGAAAGTGGCACAAGAATTAATCTTTTCTTGTGCTCATTTCTTCTGCACTTCAGCTCAAGTGCTAGTTGGGTTATATTTGAGGCTGCCAAGGAATCCCCAGGCACAGGGCTCGGTGCTGTCTGCCACCAGATATCCCTGCAACTCTTTGGGCTCTCAGCTGGCAAAGGGGATCTCACAGGCTCAGCAGCCTCCAGCGCAAGCAGAAGCACAGCAAGTAGCACAAGTGTACCTGGCTCTGGGGTTGCCATGCACCATGGTGAGTGAGGATTTGTCCCTGCATCCTTCAAGCCATAATTTTCACCACCTGCGCAATCTAACCAGAGTTTCACACTGTTAAAAGCAGATAAGGGAATTGACAAAAGTATTGAGTGAAGCTCTTCAGTCCTTCCCACGTGCTGTTCACCTGTGCTGGAGGTACAGCACAGACAATTATCCCTTTGGACAAAGGCGTCATTTGCTTTAACTTGTTTAGTTCTTTCATTTCTCGATCTCCATATATGATGGGAAAATCGAGGGACAAATTATACCCTGATGAAGCTCAGCTGGGTTTACACTGACTATTTCAGTTGCCAGGAGTCCATATGCTCTCTTTTCTATTTGGACCTACATTTAACCCCCTTGGTTCTTATTACAGAAATATCACTAGACCCATTGGTTacagacatttcattttttctgttcccaAAATCTCACTGACTTTAGTTGGAACTGTGGGTCACACTAATGGGCCAAACTTGTTCTTTGCTTACTCCCTGCAGAGgatgaatttcacagaaatgtaattCAGTTCTAAAACCTTATATTGTAGAATTGTAAATCTATGCCCATTGATGTCCTCTTTAGAATGTCTAGAAATCATAGCCCTGAGGTACATTGGAGAAAATATTaccaaacagagaaaaagatcaAAGGCAGAGTGGGACTTTCTGCACCTGATATTTTGGGTGGAGCAGCTGACCTGCACCAAATTGGTTTTCTCTTCATTAATctgggcagtgccagagcagaACTAGCCTTCTGGGGAGTCAGAGTGACTGACACCAAGTGTCTCCCAAGGGGCCATTGTAATATCTTAGGGTTTCCTGAGAGCTGTGCCTGTCATTCTGTCCTCTGCTTTtaaggaaaacagtgaaaagaaagatcTGGGGATAAGTTAGGGATGCTTCTAATTAAAACAACTACCCAGGACCCAGTCTCCTAGATATGTTTTGATCTGTATGTTTCTCAGGCTGCTCGCACTGCCTGCTTTATTTGATTATGCCATAACAGAAAAGATTAGGTACCTCACTTCAGTCAATTCTCCACTCTCACCTCTAACACCAGCCTAGGTGAAGAACAAAGGTTTTTATCAACAGTGCAGGACAGACTTTGAGGTACTAAGCCAGAAATGAAAGGCTAAGGTGAAAAAGCAACTGCATATCTTAGCCACTTTACCTTTCTATCTGCAGGACTTCCAACATGACCATGTGAAAAAGGTTAGAATTTCAGAACCCAGAGTAACACCCATAGCTTCTAAATGTTACTCTCAGATCTGAACATCAAGTCAGCACATTTGTCAGCCCAACATCTATACAGATCAGGCAACTTCTTTTGAAGTCTCTCCATTCTCTCCTCTCTAGTTTCTACATGCAGTTAGGGAAATGTGGTGCTACAGGTTTGTACGGGGGATTATTGCATCTACTGTGCAAAACTTTTTCTAGGTCACTGAAGCTTTCTTTAAGAATTTCATTACTCTCTATGAACTGTATATAAGAAGTGATTGCATATATCCTATCAAATTGATTACCTCTTGGCAAGTGCCTATCGTAGAATCCACACTGGAGAAATTTAGACATGTTATTAGTAACATGTGATGATAGACTGGCTAATAAGATGATTTTCCTAGCACTTGGcctgaaaagattttttcccaTCTGGCCTGGACATCTGAAGCAGGGTTAACCAAATGGGGCTCATAACCAATCAGTAAGCCTTCTCAGAAGTGTACCatgttcttttcttcctcactttGGAATATACCTCACCAAAAAATAGCAACACAATCATAGATGCATCGGTCCCTAAAGAACCCAAAATCTtcataaaatagattttctttatGTGATAGAGTATCCTGCTTCTATCATGTAGGCTTGCAGACATGCTAGGACAAACTCTTACTTCTGtgagtttcatttttctttcatttttatcaacCATCCTTTTGAATTCAAAACACATTTGTGTTGGGGATTCATTTTCCCAAGGAATCTCTCTCTTGccctcagctctggctgcaaTGAACTGCAATAGGATTTTGTTCCTCGACCTCAGGAAATCCTTGGGACTTATATATTTCCTATTCCCTTATGGTAAGTTCCCCAAGATGTAAAATTAAGGTGGGCACAGGATCTTTCTTCCCTTATGCTCACAAATATATACTTTGGAAAACTTTACAGTTGGCCACAGTAGTACCTTTCAAAATCATTTAAGCAGCACCCTCAATGACAGCATATCAGAGAATGAACCAGGGTGGGGTGGAGGAAGACAGGAGAAAGTACTGAATgcaagggaaagagaaatggaaaaacatcttttagTCAAGTTGTGATCACATATGATGAATTAGAATTGTATCTTTGCCAGTATTAGCTAATAAAGCTAATACAGCTAATACAGCTAATAAAGAACCACTCAGCTTTCCAAGCATCTGTTCTGCTCATTTTATTGCTAAGCACAAGAAGTCAGAAAACACCCACAGGTTGAGCTGATACCTCCACTCCTGATTTTGTTTCTAGTGGGTGACTTCCAAATATTGTTTTAGAGctgttaaatgtttttgttgttattgttattgcaTTGCTCCTATTTTATTCAAAGAGTAATAATTGAGCAGTTGTCTTGGTTTTGGCCAGCACAGAGATAATTTTTCCACACAGCCATCAgggggcagagcctggagctgtgtgggcaCTCTGAGGTGGTATTCCTCATAGGGTGGAAATAAGGAACTCTCACTTCCAGGAAGAAGGGTGTGGCTTCAGGTGGGACAAAGCACGTGGCAAGTTGGGGACCTGTTGGTTCATTGTCTCTAGATCATGCCATGTCACACTGAGGTTTTTTACATATAAATCACCCACTTTTGTATACATTTGTTATTACTATTGCTGGTgttattgtttgtttcttaTCTCATtactgtttccagtaaattgttcttatctcaacccataattttcataattttgtaCATCCA includes:
- the MYCT1 gene encoding myc target protein 1, translating into MDKNSTFPPITWPPKFWEQITIAFTVSMVIGLVIGGIIWAFFTCLSRRRASAYISQGSPSSFSRRSRPPSHGHAASRTGFYRNSSCERRSNLSLASLTFQRQASLEQANSFPRKSSFRASTFHPFLQCPPLPVETNSQLITLTPTNTTTTLVGSTTNSLSRPEFHWSNNNLRICHSTQTPPPAYESIIKAFPES